A genome region from Schlesneria paludicola DSM 18645 includes the following:
- a CDS encoding PDZ domain-containing protein, with product MQSRLSALEQQIDRRQLQRQPIIERRMGVLLEDDGTDWNFEVSKDSGLDRGQAQRGVQSSDDVVIEKRDSTNRAALESLDPDQESEALTQRNYLGKGLRKSDFSEPTRELAEAATPDELASKVLRAREELIEAESQVALSAAGKLPNATLDVTRARRDHARRRVAIVEGAFNSRVRESLLQFDSATENVKGTEDRVILNKQMFSNARIPYKDVLDAEALVQSQKLSLLGAKTQRDLYKEISEQLFPRDTPSTMNRLPTSDSPTWGMTLKPISATQDEMKAIVKNSKYRGGMLIVDVQEKSPAAQNGIRAGDILVGLEKWETISDASVQWIVSNLKRQTILPDASTEVKVFLIRGHETVVTNLPMLPLIRASR from the coding sequence TTGCAATCGCGACTCAGTGCTCTTGAACAACAAATCGATCGGCGACAACTTCAGCGTCAGCCGATTATTGAACGCCGTATGGGGGTGTTGTTGGAAGACGATGGTACGGACTGGAATTTTGAAGTGTCGAAGGATTCAGGATTGGATCGCGGTCAGGCTCAACGAGGGGTGCAGTCCAGTGACGATGTTGTCATTGAAAAACGCGACAGTACGAACAGGGCAGCACTCGAATCCCTTGATCCTGATCAAGAATCTGAAGCACTCACACAGAGGAACTATCTCGGCAAAGGGTTACGCAAGAGCGATTTCAGCGAACCGACTCGCGAACTTGCTGAGGCGGCGACACCCGACGAGTTGGCGTCCAAGGTGTTACGTGCTCGAGAGGAGTTGATCGAGGCCGAATCCCAGGTCGCTCTCAGCGCCGCGGGGAAACTTCCAAATGCGACATTGGATGTCACCAGAGCCCGCAGGGATCATGCACGACGCCGAGTTGCCATCGTCGAAGGCGCCTTCAATTCACGGGTGCGAGAGTCCCTATTGCAGTTCGACAGTGCGACCGAAAATGTGAAGGGTACTGAGGACAGGGTTATCCTCAACAAACAAATGTTTAGTAACGCGCGCATTCCGTACAAAGATGTCCTGGATGCTGAGGCTCTAGTTCAATCGCAGAAGCTGAGTCTGCTAGGGGCGAAGACCCAGCGGGATCTGTATAAAGAAATCAGCGAGCAACTCTTCCCTCGTGACACACCATCGACGATGAATCGATTGCCGACATCTGACTCTCCGACATGGGGCATGACGTTAAAACCCATTTCGGCGACTCAGGATGAGATGAAAGCGATCGTCAAAAATTCCAAGTATCGGGGTGGCATGCTCATTGTGGATGTTCAGGAAAAGTCGCCTGCCGCGCAGAACGGGATCCGAGCCGGCGACATCCTGGTCGGTCTGGAGAAATGGGAAACGATAAGTGACGCGAGCGTTCAATGGATCGTTAGTAACCTCAAGAGGCAGACCATTTTGCCCGACGCCTCAACTGAGGTCAAAGTATTCTTAATTCGGGGGCATGAGACGGTCGTTACGAACCTTCCCATGTTACCACTCATTCGAGCGTCTCGATGA
- a CDS encoding GNAT family N-acetyltransferase: MRTTRLTLEAIEPGHASVLFEGLRDHALYQFIDDGPPESVESLRKRYERWAQRLSPDGQEIWLNWALKLSESDDYVGVIQATVRKDRSAAIAYILFSNYWGHGYAQEAVTEMIRELREQYAVTRCIATVDPRNDRSIRLLHNLGFEQTGIYRNATTIRGTLADETHYSRLLVIETLE, translated from the coding sequence TTGCGAACGACACGGCTGACCCTAGAAGCGATCGAACCGGGCCATGCGTCCGTCCTATTTGAAGGACTGCGCGACCACGCGCTCTATCAGTTCATCGACGACGGGCCACCCGAGTCCGTTGAATCGCTACGGAAACGTTATGAGAGATGGGCGCAACGTCTGTCGCCAGATGGTCAAGAGATCTGGCTGAACTGGGCGCTGAAATTATCAGAGTCCGACGATTATGTCGGTGTGATACAAGCGACCGTCCGCAAAGATCGTTCAGCAGCGATCGCCTACATCCTGTTCAGCAACTATTGGGGACACGGGTATGCACAAGAAGCCGTGACCGAGATGATTCGAGAGCTCCGTGAGCAGTACGCCGTCACACGCTGCATCGCGACCGTTGATCCACGAAACGATCGTTCAATCCGTTTGCTGCACAATTTGGGATTCGAGCAAACAGGCATTTATCGAAACGCCACGACAATTCGCGGAACACTCGCCGACGAAACGCACTATTCAAGGTTACTCGTCATCGAGACGCTCGAATGA
- a CDS encoding serine/threonine-protein kinase, protein MAAETHYEKSVLQQLLQEALPEREENLVSEHLEACQTCRQEFEILAATNEWWIEAAKRLSRSAERRQNDVVSSSSRYDDDDDSQFSTDFAVDFLEPSDNIRALGRLGEYEIEEIIGRGGMGIVLKGFQKELHRHVAVKVLSPHLATSGAARRRFAREAQATAAVVHPHVMAIHSVNAQAKLPYLVMPFVACQSLQQRLDRQGPLAVADILRIGMQTAQGLSAAHSQGLVHRDVKPANILLEDNVDRVLLTDFGLARAVDDATLTRTGIIAGTPQYMSPEQANGDIVEHRSDLFSLGAVLYAMCTGRPPFRAETTFGVLRRIRETVPRSVREINSEIPEWLERIVLKLLAKDQVDRFATAQDVAVLLEQCLAHVQQPMSVALPTVVGDWALVPTQAAEGCGRQTIWRRVRLIAVIVVIALSAGLLTNWFRSPQESVATQRGLASSEANASDTQTSTTANEAPAWNEVDQELDEISEQVEALDLRMGDHSGIQ, encoded by the coding sequence ATGGCGGCTGAGACTCACTACGAAAAATCGGTCCTACAACAACTATTGCAAGAAGCATTGCCAGAACGAGAAGAAAACCTTGTCTCGGAGCATCTTGAAGCCTGTCAGACCTGCCGACAGGAATTTGAGATCCTTGCTGCGACGAATGAATGGTGGATCGAAGCGGCAAAGCGCTTGTCGCGTAGCGCTGAACGCCGCCAAAACGATGTGGTTTCGAGCTCTTCACGGTATGACGACGACGACGATTCCCAATTTTCGACTGATTTCGCGGTCGACTTTTTGGAACCAAGCGACAACATCCGTGCGCTGGGCCGGCTGGGAGAGTATGAGATTGAAGAAATCATCGGTCGCGGCGGGATGGGGATCGTCCTGAAAGGGTTTCAAAAGGAACTCCATCGGCATGTGGCGGTGAAAGTCTTGTCACCGCATCTGGCCACCAGTGGTGCCGCTCGTCGTCGATTTGCCCGTGAAGCTCAAGCGACCGCAGCGGTGGTGCATCCGCATGTCATGGCAATCCATTCGGTGAATGCACAGGCCAAACTGCCCTACCTCGTGATGCCGTTTGTGGCGTGCCAATCGCTGCAGCAACGACTCGATCGTCAGGGGCCGCTTGCAGTCGCCGACATTCTGCGGATCGGAATGCAGACGGCGCAGGGGTTGTCGGCGGCCCACTCGCAAGGGCTCGTTCATCGCGACGTCAAACCTGCAAACATCTTGCTGGAAGACAATGTTGATCGCGTGCTGTTGACCGACTTTGGTTTGGCGCGGGCGGTTGATGATGCGACGTTGACGCGCACCGGAATCATTGCGGGCACCCCGCAATACATGTCGCCCGAACAAGCGAACGGTGACATCGTTGAGCATCGCTCAGATCTGTTTAGCTTGGGAGCCGTGCTCTATGCGATGTGTACCGGCAGACCTCCCTTCCGAGCCGAGACGACATTTGGCGTCTTGCGTCGCATCCGCGAGACTGTGCCGCGTTCTGTGCGCGAGATCAATTCGGAGATTCCTGAATGGCTCGAACGAATCGTGCTCAAATTGTTAGCCAAGGACCAGGTCGATCGATTCGCAACGGCCCAGGATGTGGCGGTGCTGCTCGAACAATGTCTGGCTCACGTGCAGCAGCCGATGTCTGTTGCGCTGCCCACGGTTGTCGGTGATTGGGCACTCGTTCCCACACAAGCAGCCGAAGGTTGTGGTCGCCAAACGATCTGGCGGCGAGTGAGGTTGATTGCTGTCATCGTCGTGATCGCATTGTCAGCAGGCCTGCTCACGAATTGGTTTCGATCTCCACAAGAGTCCGTTGCTACTCAGCGCGGTCTTGCTTCGAGCGAGGCGAACGCGTCGGACACCCAGACCTCTACGACCGCGAACGAAGCACCCGCTTGGAATGAGGTTGATCAGGAATTGGACGAGATCAGCGAACAAGTGGAAGCCTTGGACCTTCGTATGGGCGATCATTCGGGAATTCAATAG
- a CDS encoding DUF2934 domain-containing protein, whose protein sequence is MASESIENAVRELAYAKWEQAGRPAGDGVDYWLEAESEICQASVTSPKISSTRGSRSEAAAASPPLKLAKPAGGARRAS, encoded by the coding sequence ATGGCCAGCGAATCTATCGAGAATGCGGTGCGTGAGTTGGCTTACGCCAAATGGGAACAGGCTGGGCGACCGGCTGGGGACGGAGTCGACTATTGGCTTGAGGCCGAGTCCGAGATCTGTCAGGCCTCCGTTACTTCCCCGAAGATCTCTTCGACGCGAGGAAGTCGAAGCGAGGCCGCGGCCGCTTCACCGCCGCTGAAACTTGCGAAGCCTGCTGGTGGAGCTCGACGAGCGAGTTGA
- a CDS encoding integrase core domain-containing protein has product SRYVLAWQLSNSMDVEFCMEALDEALKYGRPEIFNTDQGSQFTSHEFTKRLEQESIAISMDGKGRAIDNVMIERLWRTVKYENIYLKEYVTGADCHEGLKAYFQYYRHERPHQGLANRTPWQAYQIPRSRPR; this is encoded by the coding sequence CAGCCGGTACGTGCTGGCTTGGCAATTGTCCAACAGCATGGATGTGGAGTTCTGTATGGAAGCTCTCGACGAAGCGTTGAAGTATGGTCGTCCCGAGATCTTCAACACGGACCAAGGATCGCAATTTACGAGTCACGAATTTACCAAGCGACTCGAACAGGAGTCGATCGCCATCAGCATGGATGGGAAAGGGCGAGCGATTGACAACGTGATGATCGAACGACTTTGGCGAACCGTGAAATACGAGAACATCTACCTCAAGGAATACGTGACAGGAGCCGATTGTCATGAAGGATTGAAGGCGTACTTCCAGTACTATCGCCACGAGCGACCTCACCAGGGTTTGGCCAACCGCACTCCCTGGCAAGCCTATCAAATCCCTCGCTCCAGACCCCGGTGA
- a CDS encoding IS3 family transposase, translated as MPRSRRKFDGPFKAKVALDAIRGLKTTSELVSIHKVHATQIALWKKQLLEGAISIFESPSASKATTDEPSSAELYEQIGRLKVELDWLKKKVAEHGG; from the coding sequence GTGCCTCGGAGCAGACGTAAATTCGACGGACCATTTAAGGCGAAAGTTGCCTTGGATGCGATTCGTGGATTGAAGACGACGAGCGAATTGGTATCGATTCATAAAGTTCATGCGACGCAGATTGCACTTTGGAAAAAGCAGCTGTTGGAAGGAGCGATTTCGATTTTCGAGAGTCCTTCAGCGAGCAAGGCCACCACCGACGAACCGAGTTCCGCAGAGCTCTATGAACAAATCGGTCGACTGAAGGTTGAGCTCGATTGGCTCAAAAAAAAAGTGGCCGAGCACGGTGGCTGA
- a CDS encoding AsmA family protein, with translation MADPVTTSHTQESQSKLAKPGKRKGGRWLRRGMFLGAVLGGLVWFAPVIVAKTQLRHQLPKLLFPAYPGEIEFGELSLLWTTPVLIKDVKINDDEGHPLLSAAQFSTSDPLWKIVTQSGNLGTFKLLDPVVSLEIGDRDSNLERVIRKYAENTTAASHSPDFAIEIENGTIQFVHQASNRHSTIENISLQLALKRGAIEELDLAIGQPPVAGSEDAARANWLAARYGLSSADEEPASGTRKAKRAEFRASRWKLDQLALLLARIDPNSDLNGELNADATFAFTMTDLGPEWDWSGTTGIDRLVVSSEQMLRRDKLSLETVRVAGRAVATSGRLAMHELKLTTDVGELAATGDVPLEVQWQKSPTEILQSLLSDEDYHLDGRIDLKKLSALLPQTLRIRHDSEITAGEVTLQLVGVNAEGVRRWSGIAGVTGLRALNRGQTISWDKPLQARVNAHRDGKAIIVDLVDCKSDFLQISGKGTLDDARFAATGDLSKLLENLERFVDLGLEQLSGQMQANGELRRQSDDQVVLTSKVVLNNFAYVVSQNNVWREQHLELTISAVGKTESGPMLAKIESGEVHLQSAGDNLAIVLMQPVDLKSAMSTYVVNVALKGNLASWQSRLRPVLANDQWRLAGGVDLAAGLAIGSESVDVGNFTLGLQKLEAAGPAWLIQEPDLKVLATGRWDRRSQTWTSPKLSASGNVLNVDLTDFEYGVGANGPSRLSGQAKYRADLAQISAWKNQAIPNPTTYLIGSLSGTASLTRQDKVMRGNVDAQVEKFIVAGPGVGTNGQPQWVALWKEPVVQFSGQGVYDESRDQLSFETSRCGVESLSLSAKGSLEGCATTQRIDLAGELSYDWDQLTKRFGPQLSQQVQLTGKDHRPFTLNGSLTQLFARPVASTSSVPAATVSFQPGSQLAGVTANGEGSLNGQFGFGWATANVYGFAMGPADVSAQCQNGICRFSPLDLVVNDGKLHLAPVISIGQAPMLLTLPPGKIIDQINLTPELCHNGLKYAAPILADATQVDGKLSLDAQSVSLPLSSPATGSASGVLTIHRAQSRPGPLGLQITSGIEQLKSLISRKASADPNREQVWIEMSEQQIPIRLEQGRVYHQGMTFMIKDVMIRTSGSVGIDSSLNLVAEVPVREEWLGNNKVLAGLKGKTIQIPIAGTSSRPQIDPAFFANFAQQIGGSALEGLLQDKVGGDLNNVINNGLDKLLRGKK, from the coding sequence ATGGCCGATCCCGTTACGACATCACACACGCAAGAATCGCAATCAAAGCTCGCAAAACCTGGGAAACGTAAAGGTGGTCGCTGGTTGCGGCGAGGGATGTTTCTTGGAGCGGTCCTGGGGGGCCTTGTCTGGTTTGCGCCGGTGATTGTCGCCAAGACTCAATTGCGGCATCAGTTGCCGAAACTCTTGTTCCCGGCCTACCCGGGCGAGATCGAGTTTGGCGAATTGTCACTGCTCTGGACGACGCCGGTTCTCATCAAAGATGTGAAGATCAATGATGACGAAGGCCACCCCCTGCTCTCTGCGGCACAATTCTCGACAAGTGATCCCTTGTGGAAAATCGTAACGCAGTCCGGAAACCTGGGGACGTTCAAGCTGCTCGATCCGGTCGTGTCTTTGGAGATTGGCGACCGTGACTCCAACTTGGAACGTGTCATACGAAAATATGCTGAGAACACGACGGCTGCATCACACTCCCCTGATTTCGCGATCGAAATTGAAAACGGGACGATTCAATTCGTCCACCAAGCCTCAAATCGACACTCAACAATCGAAAATATTTCACTGCAATTGGCGTTGAAACGCGGTGCAATCGAGGAATTGGATCTCGCCATCGGTCAGCCACCTGTCGCGGGCAGCGAAGACGCCGCGCGTGCGAACTGGCTGGCGGCACGATATGGACTTTCGTCGGCGGATGAGGAACCTGCCTCAGGAACTCGAAAGGCCAAGCGGGCCGAATTTCGCGCATCGCGCTGGAAATTGGATCAACTTGCGCTGTTGCTTGCGCGGATCGATCCCAACTCGGACTTGAATGGTGAATTGAACGCGGATGCTACGTTCGCGTTCACGATGACGGATCTGGGGCCCGAGTGGGACTGGAGCGGTACGACGGGTATTGATCGTCTTGTCGTGTCGAGCGAGCAAATGCTGCGACGTGACAAGCTCTCATTGGAGACGGTGCGGGTTGCTGGCCGTGCGGTGGCGACATCAGGGCGTCTGGCCATGCACGAACTGAAGTTGACCACGGATGTGGGAGAGCTCGCGGCAACAGGCGATGTGCCACTCGAAGTCCAATGGCAGAAGTCCCCTACAGAGATTCTGCAATCGCTTTTGAGTGATGAGGACTATCATCTCGACGGTCGCATTGATCTGAAAAAACTTTCCGCATTGTTGCCGCAAACACTGCGGATTCGCCACGATTCCGAGATCACCGCTGGTGAAGTCACGCTGCAACTGGTCGGTGTCAATGCCGAAGGTGTTCGGCGTTGGTCTGGTATTGCGGGGGTGACTGGACTTCGGGCGCTCAATCGCGGCCAGACGATTTCCTGGGACAAGCCACTTCAGGCGCGCGTCAATGCCCATCGCGACGGGAAAGCGATCATCGTCGATCTTGTCGACTGCAAGTCCGATTTCCTGCAGATTTCCGGTAAGGGGACGCTTGATGATGCGCGTTTCGCCGCGACAGGGGATCTCTCGAAACTACTTGAGAATCTGGAACGGTTCGTGGATCTCGGGCTCGAACAGCTCTCCGGTCAGATGCAGGCGAATGGTGAACTGCGGCGGCAATCGGACGATCAAGTCGTCCTGACTTCAAAAGTCGTGCTGAACAATTTTGCTTATGTTGTTTCACAAAATAATGTGTGGCGGGAACAACATTTGGAGCTGACCATTTCGGCAGTGGGGAAAACCGAGTCCGGACCCATGCTGGCGAAGATCGAATCAGGTGAAGTGCATCTTCAGAGTGCCGGGGACAACCTGGCGATTGTGTTGATGCAACCCGTCGATCTGAAGTCGGCAATGTCCACTTATGTGGTGAATGTCGCACTCAAGGGGAATCTGGCGTCCTGGCAAAGCCGATTGCGGCCGGTGTTGGCGAATGATCAGTGGAGACTCGCCGGTGGCGTTGATCTCGCAGCGGGGTTGGCGATCGGATCGGAGTCGGTCGATGTCGGCAATTTCACGCTGGGGCTTCAAAAACTGGAAGCAGCGGGGCCCGCCTGGCTGATCCAGGAACCTGATCTGAAGGTCCTTGCCACAGGCCGCTGGGATCGTCGTTCACAGACATGGACGTCACCCAAGCTGTCGGCTTCGGGAAATGTCCTGAACGTCGATCTGACGGATTTTGAATACGGGGTGGGGGCGAACGGTCCTTCCAGGCTGTCGGGGCAAGCCAAGTATCGAGCAGATCTTGCACAGATTTCCGCCTGGAAGAATCAGGCAATTCCCAATCCTACGACCTATCTGATTGGTTCGTTGAGCGGGACGGCTTCGCTGACACGACAAGACAAGGTGATGCGCGGCAACGTGGATGCTCAAGTTGAGAAATTTATCGTGGCAGGACCGGGAGTCGGCACGAATGGGCAGCCGCAATGGGTGGCGCTGTGGAAAGAACCGGTCGTCCAGTTCAGTGGTCAGGGTGTCTACGACGAGTCGCGGGATCAATTGAGTTTTGAAACCAGTCGTTGTGGTGTCGAAAGTCTTTCACTTTCTGCGAAAGGGAGTTTGGAAGGATGCGCGACGACCCAACGAATCGATCTGGCAGGTGAACTGTCCTACGACTGGGATCAATTGACCAAACGGTTCGGTCCGCAACTGTCGCAACAGGTTCAATTGACTGGAAAGGACCATCGTCCATTCACACTCAATGGTTCGCTGACGCAACTTTTCGCGCGACCTGTCGCGTCGACGTCGTCTGTTCCGGCAGCGACCGTTTCGTTTCAGCCTGGTTCACAATTGGCTGGAGTCACTGCGAATGGTGAGGGAAGTCTCAATGGTCAGTTCGGGTTTGGATGGGCGACGGCCAACGTTTATGGGTTTGCCATGGGGCCAGCCGACGTGTCGGCACAGTGTCAGAATGGTATCTGCCGTTTCTCGCCCCTGGATCTGGTGGTGAATGATGGTAAGTTGCACTTGGCTCCGGTGATCAGCATTGGTCAGGCTCCGATGTTGCTGACACTTCCTCCGGGAAAGATCATTGATCAGATCAATCTGACTCCCGAGTTGTGCCACAATGGATTGAAGTATGCCGCACCCATTTTGGCGGATGCGACTCAAGTGGATGGGAAGCTGTCACTCGATGCACAATCGGTGTCTTTGCCGCTTTCGAGCCCCGCCACCGGATCAGCGAGCGGGGTGTTGACGATCCATCGAGCTCAATCGCGGCCGGGACCTTTGGGATTACAGATCACATCGGGAATTGAACAACTGAAGTCGCTCATTTCGCGCAAAGCATCCGCTGATCCCAATCGCGAGCAGGTGTGGATTGAAATGTCGGAACAACAAATTCCGATCCGGCTTGAACAGGGGCGCGTCTACCACCAGGGAATGACGTTCATGATCAAAGATGTGATGATTCGGACGAGTGGTTCGGTGGGGATTGATAGTTCATTGAATCTTGTTGCCGAAGTTCCCGTTCGGGAAGAATGGCTGGGGAACAACAAGGTCTTGGCTGGGCTAAAAGGAAAGACGATTCAAATTCCCATCGCGGGAACGTCATCTCGACCACAGATCGATCCGGCTTTCTTCGCCAATTTCGCACAGCAAATTGGTGGATCGGCGCTCGAAGGGCTCTTGCAGGACAAAGTGGGCGGAGATCTCAACAATGTCATCAACAATGGACTCGACAAACTGTTGCGTGGCAAAAAATGA
- a CDS encoding sigma-70 family RNA polymerase sigma factor, producing MVEPLTRASLMLRLRDPQDQQAWTQFVSIYEPLILRLLRQRGLQEADARDVAQQVVLAVTQAVDRWQPDGRDASFRRWLFAIARKMALKFLQRGAKVNGPARRGAGGTDMFELLQNLPEPDHRTVADFDEEYRNEVFAWAAEQVRQEFRDSTWQAFWRTCVLHEPIAQVAEGLGMTAGSIYVARTRVIARLRRFVEDCEANHGG from the coding sequence ATGGTGGAACCACTGACACGCGCGAGTTTGATGCTGCGGTTGCGAGATCCCCAGGATCAGCAGGCGTGGACTCAGTTCGTGTCAATTTATGAACCACTCATCTTACGATTGCTTCGCCAGCGCGGTTTGCAAGAGGCTGATGCGCGTGACGTTGCACAGCAGGTTGTATTGGCTGTCACGCAAGCAGTGGATCGCTGGCAACCCGACGGTCGCGACGCCTCGTTTCGTCGCTGGTTGTTCGCCATTGCTCGGAAGATGGCCCTTAAGTTTCTGCAGCGCGGCGCCAAGGTCAATGGGCCTGCGCGTCGTGGCGCTGGTGGAACGGATATGTTCGAATTGCTGCAGAATTTGCCAGAACCCGATCATCGCACGGTGGCCGACTTTGACGAAGAGTATCGCAACGAAGTATTCGCGTGGGCCGCGGAACAAGTGCGACAGGAATTTCGTGACTCAACCTGGCAAGCGTTCTGGCGGACATGCGTGTTGCATGAACCAATCGCTCAAGTTGCTGAAGGCTTGGGGATGACCGCGGGGAGCATTTATGTGGCAAGGACGCGCGTGATTGCGCGACTTAGAAGGTTTGTCGAAGACTGCGAGGCCAATCATGGCGGCTGA
- a CDS encoding tyrosine-type recombinase/integrase: MAYKPSDVVSANRKTQSLNEWAAELGTPVQTLLGRLKRIKPDANIADAITRPLSNRGGQNKGASHDHDVLVGDEVDRLLNAGNKSETAIRDRALIVLAYRSGLRCAEMLALMPKDIDVERGSIRVHHGKGDKSRVVAMDPGAWAQVVEWMTLRSTWPITDASPLFCTRQGGPINSRQIRAMFTRRGAKGGIAKRVHAHGMRHTMASELMAEGVNVLDIKTILGHGSVATTNTYLQQINPASALDAMRGRAWGQSVKNVVTSGRRSMPEPGWLESLRNQIGDRLMLIHDGRASEVDFRAAVLLF, translated from the coding sequence ATGGCCTACAAACCTTCAGACGTTGTATCCGCGAACAGAAAAACGCAAAGCCTAAACGAGTGGGCCGCGGAGCTCGGAACGCCCGTCCAAACGCTTCTCGGTCGGCTCAAACGGATCAAGCCTGATGCCAACATTGCGGACGCGATCACGCGACCGCTTTCTAATCGAGGTGGACAGAACAAGGGGGCCTCGCACGACCACGACGTCTTGGTCGGTGATGAAGTCGATCGACTCTTGAACGCTGGCAATAAGTCAGAAACGGCGATTCGCGATCGAGCTCTGATCGTGCTGGCCTATCGATCGGGCCTGCGTTGTGCCGAGATGCTCGCATTGATGCCGAAGGATATTGACGTCGAACGCGGTTCGATCAGGGTGCACCACGGCAAAGGGGACAAATCTCGGGTCGTCGCGATGGATCCGGGCGCATGGGCGCAGGTCGTCGAATGGATGACGTTACGATCGACGTGGCCAATCACTGATGCGTCGCCGTTGTTCTGCACAAGGCAGGGCGGGCCGATCAACTCTCGCCAAATACGGGCGATGTTCACACGCCGTGGCGCGAAAGGCGGGATCGCAAAACGTGTTCACGCTCATGGTATGCGGCACACAATGGCCAGCGAGTTGATGGCTGAAGGCGTCAACGTTCTGGACATCAAGACGATTCTCGGACACGGCAGCGTTGCCACAACCAACACGTATCTACAGCAGATCAACCCGGCTTCGGCACTGGATGCGATGCGGGGCAGGGCCTGGGGGCAAAGCGTAAAAAACGTTGTTACATCCGGGCGGCGTTCCATGCCTGAACCGGGTTGGCTCGAGTCGCTGCGGAATCAGATCGGCGATCGACTGATGCTGATCCATGATGGCCGCGCCAGCGAAGTCGACTTTCGTGCTGCCGTTTTGCTGTTTTAG